AAAAAGTGCTTGAAAAACATACCTTAAGATATATCTTTCAAACACCTTTGTTTTTTTAAGTATATTTTCTTATATTCTTTTTGTCAATTAATGAATTAATAAATATGAATGATGAATGATTTCATATGCAGCATAGCTGCTTTTTTATAGGTGTATACGTCCTTAGATTATTGCTAATAACACTTCGCATTTTATAGAAATCGCTTTCTATTTTTTATTCCTTATATATTGACACATAATTCACATTGTAATAACATATTCATAGAAAGCGTTTTCTATTTTTTATAAGGATGGTGTATATTATGTTTGGATTTCTATCAATATTACTTGCTTCATTTACTCAAGGTATCACAGGTTTTGGTTTTGCATTAATAGCTGTTCCTCTTCTCTCATTTTTTATACCAGAACTTAAAGACATCACACCAATAATAGTCATTTATAGCCTATTAACAAATATTATTCTTCTATACAAATTAAGACACTCTATAGCTTTTAAAAAGATTATTCTTATGATTATATTTGCAATGATTTCTACGCCTTTAGGAACTTTCCTACTACTATATATAAATGTTAAAATACTAAAGATTATGGTTGGTATAGTAATTTTCATTAACGCTCTCGCAATGTTTAATGATTTCAAAATCAAAATACAAAATGAAAAAATATCTTATGGCTTAGTTGGTATTTTAAGCGGAATCTTAAATGGTAGCGCAGGTCTTAGTGGTCCGCCTATCGTTTTATTTTTGACTAATCAAAATGTATCTAAAGACGTATTTAGAGCAAATCTCTCCTTTTTTGGCTTTATAACTAATATATTTACAATTATACTTTTTGCCTTTGAAGGAATTATTAATCAATCAATACTAAATTTTACAATTATTTATTTTCCTGCCCTTATAATTGGA
The window above is part of the Clostridium saccharoperbutylacetonicum N1-4(HMT) genome. Proteins encoded here:
- a CDS encoding sulfite exporter TauE/SafE family protein; the protein is MFGFLSILLASFTQGITGFGFALIAVPLLSFFIPELKDITPIIVIYSLLTNIILLYKLRHSIAFKKIILMIIFAMISTPLGTFLLLYINVKILKIMVGIVIFINALAMFNDFKIKIQNEKISYGLVGILSGILNGSAGLSGPPIVLFLTNQNVSKDVFRANLSFFGFITNIFTIILFAFEGIINQSILNFTIIYFPALIIGVLFGIKASSKINELKFRKLTIYLILALGLYTVAVSIIK